The genomic interval TTAATTTCATAAGAGTTTCGTAAACAgagaataaattatttgcaGTATCtttgttatttattaaatcattGAAGAGCATTCTTTCCTTATTTTTGTCacttaaatttaatttaaaaaatttaaatgctTCATTATAGTAGTACATAATACTTCCTTCTTcctctaataaaaaattatatattgcTTCTAAAGAATTTTGTTTATAAGGTTTATTTATGTAAGGCTTTaatttttccttattttttacgttttcttttataaaaaaataaaaaatagtttcTATTATTATACCGTGGTCTTTATATGATAAATTCAATGTTTTCAAAATACTGTCaagtttaataaaattatttttaatagttGAAATTATCAATAAATAAAGACTAGATATAGTATTTTGAGTCGTACGAAAATAATTACGATCTCTTAATATAAATCCatttttaattgattttTCTGCACATTCTATTAATTCATCCATGCATTTcaataattcaaaaatacGTTTACAAACTTCTAATGATTgaataaatgaaatagaaaataatttattgtaTATGAATTTATTCATAATAACTGATTTATGATAATATAATTCctgaaaaattttatgttcATTGACTAAATCCTCAAAAATTTCTAAAATttgctttattttttcatatattgcTTTTCTATCAAATTTATGGTTTGTTTCATGTctaaataacaaaatattactattaatgctttttactaatttttctccttctatatttttatcataatattcttttattgcTCTTAGGTCAGAAggattaattttttgtatttccTCAGTTATAATATCTCTTAATAGCAAAATGTttatgttaatttttttttctatattattatatgtaattttattGTCATCGTCTAATATATCTCTTAATTTTTGTAAACTTGGAACTACACTATCTGGTAAGCAGTTAATTtgcattttaaaaatattagaaagaGAATAAACAAAATCTGCACCAATTTGATAagtacaatttttttttggagcaatatatatatctttttcaaTGTTCTGATCACCTAAATTATCAATATCTTCGTAATTTCTCttctttcctttttttttgcatgACTGTGTGTTATCACCACTGACATCCTTACTAggactaaaaataaaataatagtattatatatatataatattcaaGACAAAAAAAGTTTTGTCAGGTGCTCAAAGAAATGAATACTTGATAACAGGTAAATCAGTAGATAAATTTTGCTTGCTAAACGCATTTTTTCCATAAATTTGTTCATCATTTTCCtcctcattttttttatttatcatgGACTCTTCTGATATTTGTTCAATTTCATCTAATAGACTCATATCTTCGTTATAGTTAATAGTTGTAGCAGgtctaaaaagaaaatacatatacatacatatatataagaatatttaattaaaacaagaaaatttatatgtgaaaatatttaaaaaaatcgTGATTCATAGAAAAATTAGGAAGAATAATTCTAGctcattaaatttttcatttgttatatgtattaatttgtttgtacTAGAGGATTCTTCCTTAATTTAAAACGGTAAAATTGTCTAAAAGTAAAGAACATTACATatagaatatttatttaaagtaaAATACTATATTCATGAAAATAATCAAGAGAATATGTACTTTTCTATAGGAAAATCAACAGGACTAATTtgtaatttaatatattcttcATGTTCTACATTTTCTGGGATCATTAAATTGCTAGTAGTGGGAAGTATATCTTCATAATTAATAGATGGACATtgacttaaaaaaaagagattacatatatatataaaatactaaataaaaatgaaacattTTCCATGTaaagatatattaatatactCTTCTAAGAGTGAATTAAGGAATTCTCCTTTCAAATAATTGGGAGTTACTGATGGATAATTGAAAATAGACTGTGGCTTATGTGAATCATTatgtttttcattttctgtGCCCATTAAACTTATGTTAGAAGGCCCTGCTTCAGCATGAATGATTGAGTTTTcactaaaaataaatcatattacatatatatataaccttctgttaaaatgaaaaattaagttaaaatatataaaaattatatactaTTCAGAGAGTAAATCGATTGGTTCCGTTAATGAATCTGGTAATGTATTTAGAATTTCatctaaaatattttgtaattCAACAGGGTCTTCCTGTTTTACATTTTCTGTATTCATTAAATTGTTTACACTAAATGATTTTCCATGAGTAACATTTATTGCATAATTACTAAAAATAATCacattacatatatatgtataattttcggttaaaatgaaaaattaagttaaaatatataaaaagtatatactGCTCAAAAAGTAAATTGAAAGATTGTGTTTGTGAATCTGGTGATGTACTTAGAATTTCACTTAATgtattttgtaatttaacATGATATTTATGTTCTGTATCTTTTGTGTCTATTAAACTTATGCTAGAAGGTCCTGCTTCAGCATGAATGGTTGAGTTTTcactaaaaataaatcatattACATATACATATAGCCTTCagttaaaatgaaaaattaagttaaaatatataaaaattatgtactGTTCAGAGAGTAAATCGATTGGTTCTGTTAACGAATCTGGTAATGTATTTAGAATTTCATCTAAAATATTTGCTATATCACATGACTCACTTTTCTCTAAATTTA from Plasmodium relictum strain SGS1 genome assembly, contig: PRELSG_00_v1_16, whole genome shotgun sequence carries:
- a CDS encoding fam-j protein; translation: MLYINFFFYSLQYFILINICISQESQEESPDLFSEEISSNIYIKESSPSMRNLIDTVNIEQDEILDLESTYIPFPMEEKNSNSDNEDYPFGMGLIDTINLEKSESCDIANILDEILNTLPDSLTEPIDLLSEHENSTIHAEAGPSSISLIDTKDTEHKYHVKLQNTLSEILSTSPDSQTQSFNLLFEHNYAINVTHGKSFSVNNLMNTENVKQEDPVELQNILDEILNTLPDSLTEPIDLLSEYENSIIHAEAGPSNISLMGTENEKHNDSHKPQSIFNYPSVTPNYLKGEFLNSLLEDQCPSINYEDILPTTSNLMIPENVEHEEYIKLQISPVDFPIEKPATTINYNEDMSLLDEIEQISEESMINKKNEEENDEQIYGKNAFSKQNLSTDLPVINPSKDVSGDNTQSCKKKGKKRNYEDIDNLGDQNIEKDIYIAPKKNCTYQIGADFVYSLSNIFKMQINCLPDSVVPSLQKLRDILDDDNKITYNNIEKKININILLLRDIITEEIQKINPSDLRAIKEYYDKNIEGEKLVKSINSNILLFRHETNHKFDRKAIYEKIKQILEIFEDLVNEHKIFQELYYHKSVIMNKFIYNKLFSISFIQSLEVCKRIFELLKCMDELIECAEKSIKNGFILRDRNYFRTTQNTISSLYLLIISTIKNNFIKLDSILKTLNLSYKDHGIIIETIFYFFIKENVKNKEKLKPYINKPYKQNSLEAIYNFLLEEEGSIMYYYNEAFKFFKLNLSDKNKERMLFNDLINNKDTANNLFSVYETLMKLIGGLFIKRQLTIIMNIRRSLFSINSLGKRKNISGVKILNKEYQLYLLSQIEKEKCKMENIKLNIRNLYLFVTTKDEIKHIQVSDSLINKINGILSILRFICKVVYKDEDKTNLKIKKARMENILLALYYANQRLSEFTENKIQ